In Carcharodon carcharias isolate sCarCar2 chromosome 3, sCarCar2.pri, whole genome shotgun sequence, a single window of DNA contains:
- the LOC121275863 gene encoding nuclear transport factor 2-like isoform X2, whose product MAEHPLWEQIGRGFVHHYYQQFDVDRTQLGTLYSDCSCLTWEGQPFQGKAAIMEKIASLPFQKIQHSITAEDHQPAPDSCVLSMVVGQLKVDDDPVMGFHQLFLLKNDSDKWICTNDMFRLALHNFC is encoded by the exons ATGGCTGAACACCCATTGTGGGAGCAGATTGGTAGAGGTTTTGTGCATCACTATTACCAACAGTTTGATGTAGACCGAACACAGCTTGGGACTCTTTAT AGTGACTGTTCCTGCTTAACATGGGAAGGACAACCTTTCCAGGGAAAAGCTGCAATAATGGAGAAAATAGCT AGCCTACCATTCCAGAAAATTCAACATAGTATAACTGCAGAGGACCATCAGCCAGCACCGGACAGCTGTGTTCTTAGTATGGTGGTAGGACAGCTAAAG GTGGATGATGACCCTGTGATGGGTTTTCATCAGTTATTCCTTCTGAAAAATGATAGTGACAAGTGGATCTGCACAAATGACATGTTCAGATTGGCTCTACATAACTTTTGCTAG